Proteins found in one Borreliella valaisiana VS116 genomic segment:
- a CDS encoding phospho-sugar mutase: MQKIEAKRKLENYILLEEDIYFQKEAIKIQKTNNEPEILNRFYKDLEFGTAGMRGIIGAGTCYINTYNIKKISQGICNYVLKINKNPKVAISYDSRYFSKEFAYSAAQIFASNNFETYIYKKLRPTPQLSYTIRKFDCDVGVMITASHNSKEYNGYKAYWKGGIQMMPPHDTLITNEIKKVKNIINTITIKEGIEKKIIKELGNEIDKEYVKTINKEFSDFEKSSKKTNLKIAYTALHGTGGTIIKKLFENSKIQLFLEKSQIMPNSEFPTIKYPNPEKKTSMIKVIELAKKEDCDIALATDPDADRIGIAFKDQNEWIFLNGNQISCILMNYILSKEINPKNTFVISSFVTTQMLEKIAKKYGSQIFRTYTGFKWIGSLIDEMEKNEPNKKFAFACEESHGYLIGKTVRDKDAFSAIKGICSLVLDLKAKQQTIKNYLEKIYKEFGYYEEFNIEKNFEGANGEIQREAIMLKLRKEQKMQFAGIKIIEKLDYKTLKKINFKKEISEIKEYKYPINAIKFILENEIAITVRPSGTEPKIKFYISVKLEYKEKHKIFGIINAIKMEIKKY, encoded by the coding sequence ATGCAAAAAATAGAAGCTAAAAGAAAATTGGAAAATTACATTCTTCTTGAAGAAGATATATATTTCCAAAAAGAAGCAATAAAAATTCAAAAAACAAATAATGAACCAGAAATTCTAAACAGATTTTACAAAGATCTAGAATTTGGCACTGCTGGAATGAGAGGGATCATTGGAGCTGGAACATGCTACATAAACACGTATAATATAAAAAAAATAAGCCAAGGAATATGTAACTATGTACTTAAAATAAATAAAAACCCCAAAGTTGCAATAAGTTATGATTCAAGATATTTTTCAAAAGAATTTGCTTACAGCGCTGCTCAAATTTTTGCCTCAAATAATTTTGAAACATATATATACAAAAAACTGAGACCTACCCCCCAACTATCTTATACAATAAGAAAATTTGATTGTGATGTTGGTGTTATGATAACAGCAAGTCATAATTCAAAAGAATATAATGGTTACAAAGCATACTGGAAAGGTGGAATCCAAATGATGCCTCCTCATGACACACTAATAACTAATGAAATTAAAAAAGTAAAAAACATAATAAATACAATTACCATAAAAGAAGGTATTGAAAAAAAGATTATCAAAGAACTCGGCAATGAAATAGACAAAGAGTACGTAAAAACAATAAACAAAGAATTCTCTGATTTTGAAAAGAGCAGTAAAAAAACAAACTTAAAAATAGCCTACACGGCACTACATGGAACCGGTGGAACCATAATAAAAAAACTCTTTGAAAATAGTAAAATACAGCTTTTTTTGGAAAAAAGTCAAATAATGCCAAACTCCGAATTTCCAACAATAAAATATCCTAATCCAGAAAAAAAAACATCAATGATTAAAGTAATAGAGCTTGCAAAAAAAGAAGATTGTGACATTGCACTTGCAACAGATCCAGATGCTGACAGAATAGGAATTGCATTTAAAGACCAAAACGAATGGATATTCTTAAACGGAAATCAAATATCATGCATTTTAATGAACTATATACTCTCAAAAGAAATAAATCCTAAAAATACATTTGTAATATCATCGTTTGTAACAACACAAATGCTAGAAAAAATTGCAAAAAAATATGGTTCTCAAATTTTTAGAACTTACACGGGATTTAAATGGATAGGAAGCTTAATTGATGAAATGGAAAAAAATGAACCAAATAAAAAATTTGCTTTTGCATGCGAAGAAAGTCATGGATACCTAATAGGAAAAACAGTTAGAGATAAGGATGCATTTTCAGCAATAAAAGGAATTTGTTCTTTAGTACTTGATTTAAAAGCTAAGCAACAAACAATTAAAAATTATCTTGAAAAAATATATAAAGAATTTGGATATTATGAAGAATTTAATATAGAAAAAAACTTTGAAGGAGCTAACGGAGAAATTCAAAGAGAAGCAATAATGTTAAAGCTGAGAAAAGAACAAAAAATGCAATTCGCAGGAATTAAAATAATTGAAAAATTAGACTATAAAACTCTTAAAAAGATCAACTTCAAAAAAGAAATTTCAGAAATCAAAGAATATAAATATCCTATAAACGCAATAAAATTTATACTTGAAAACGAAATTGCAATAACCGTAAGACCCTCTGGAACAGAACCAAAAATTAAATTTTACATATCTGTAAAACTCGAATATAAGGAAAAACATAAAATATTTGGTATAATAAATGCAATAAAGATGGAGATAAAAAAATATTAA
- the uvrB gene encoding excinuclease ABC subunit UvrB, translating to MIDFFLKSEYLPAGDQPKAIKEIKNSILLGNKYQTLKGVTGSGKTFTIANIIRDLNRPALVVSHNKTLAAQLYREFKDFFPNNAVEYFVSYYDYYQPESYVPSKDLFIEKEATINTEIEIKRIRTVTSLAKRRDVIVVATVSSIYALGSPDFFKKSAREFFVGQKISIKEISDIFVELYYERTLINLERDKFSIKGDIVEIWPSSEHGEFAYRICLDFDEIVKIYRITSFSKKNLGTTNSFTLFAKSYFVIPYKNVLEAIPKISHDLDLQCQYFKDNGKLVEAERLKQRVGYDLEMLRETGFCSGIENYSKYLSGSTMGRPYCLFDFFSKDYLLFVDESHVTLPQFRGMYNGDYSRKLNLVNFGFRLPAALENRPLKYDEFDALINQVVFVSATPGFEENEKSSVVVDQIIRPTGLVDPEIITRHSDGQMEDLYSEIQKRVALKERVLITTLTKKMSEDLTEYLVTLGVKAKYLHSELDTLERVEVISLLRKSEIDVIVGINLLREGLDIPEVSLVVILDADKVGFLRSTTSLIQTIGRAARNSNGLVIMYYDKISVAMHEAIEETNRRRQIQIDYNKKNNITPKTIVKKIQNILEKELNNKYKNISYDFEKNISGKRLSKKKLINKLKFDLEEAVNDERFEDAIVLRDKIKELSGKISVARNK from the coding sequence ATGATAGATTTTTTTTTGAAGTCAGAATATCTTCCTGCTGGTGATCAACCTAAAGCAATAAAAGAGATTAAAAATTCTATTTTGCTGGGAAATAAGTATCAAACATTAAAAGGTGTTACAGGGAGCGGAAAGACTTTCACAATTGCAAATATAATTAGAGATCTAAACAGGCCCGCCTTAGTTGTCAGTCATAACAAAACATTAGCAGCACAGCTTTATAGAGAGTTTAAAGATTTTTTTCCAAACAATGCCGTTGAATATTTTGTTTCTTATTATGATTATTATCAGCCAGAATCCTATGTTCCTTCAAAAGATTTATTTATTGAAAAAGAAGCTACTATTAATACTGAGATAGAAATCAAGCGAATAAGGACGGTAACGTCTCTTGCCAAAAGACGAGATGTTATTGTTGTTGCAACCGTATCTTCAATTTATGCGCTTGGATCTCCAGATTTTTTCAAAAAATCAGCACGAGAATTTTTTGTAGGCCAAAAAATTTCTATTAAAGAAATATCAGATATTTTTGTAGAGCTTTATTATGAGAGAACTTTGATAAATCTAGAGAGAGATAAATTTTCAATTAAGGGAGATATTGTTGAAATTTGGCCTAGCAGTGAGCATGGAGAGTTTGCTTATCGAATTTGTTTGGATTTTGATGAAATTGTTAAAATATATAGGATTACTTCCTTTTCTAAAAAAAATTTAGGAACTACAAATAGTTTTACTCTTTTTGCTAAATCTTATTTTGTAATTCCTTATAAAAATGTATTAGAAGCGATACCCAAAATATCTCATGATTTGGATCTTCAATGTCAATATTTTAAAGATAATGGCAAGCTTGTAGAAGCCGAGAGACTTAAGCAGAGGGTAGGGTATGATTTGGAAATGCTTAGAGAAACAGGATTTTGCTCGGGCATTGAAAATTATTCTAAATATTTGAGTGGAAGTACAATGGGAAGACCTTATTGTCTTTTTGATTTTTTCTCGAAAGATTACTTATTGTTTGTAGATGAATCTCATGTTACGTTGCCTCAATTTAGAGGAATGTATAATGGAGATTATTCTAGAAAATTGAATCTTGTTAACTTTGGATTTAGACTTCCTGCAGCTCTTGAAAACAGACCTCTTAAATATGATGAATTTGATGCATTAATTAATCAGGTTGTATTTGTTTCTGCAACTCCAGGTTTTGAAGAGAATGAAAAGAGTAGTGTGGTTGTTGATCAAATAATTCGTCCTACAGGTCTTGTTGATCCCGAAATTATTACTAGGCATTCTGATGGTCAAATGGAAGATCTTTATAGCGAGATTCAAAAAAGAGTAGCCCTTAAAGAACGAGTTTTAATTACTACTTTGACAAAAAAAATGTCTGAAGATTTAACTGAATATTTAGTAACTCTTGGTGTAAAGGCAAAATATTTACATTCAGAACTTGACACTCTTGAAAGGGTAGAAGTTATTTCATTGCTTAGAAAATCTGAAATTGATGTTATTGTTGGTATTAACTTACTTAGAGAGGGTTTGGATATTCCAGAAGTATCTCTTGTTGTAATATTAGATGCTGATAAAGTGGGATTTTTGAGATCTACTACTTCATTAATACAAACAATTGGCAGGGCTGCTAGAAATTCTAATGGTCTTGTAATAATGTATTACGACAAAATAAGTGTAGCTATGCATGAGGCAATTGAGGAGACTAATAGAAGACGTCAAATTCAGATTGATTATAATAAAAAAAATAATATTACTCCTAAGACAATTGTTAAGAAGATTCAAAATATTTTAGAAAAAGAACTTAACAATAAATATAAAAACATTAGCTATGATTTTGAAAAAAATATTTCAGGCAAGAGATTATCTAAAAAAAAGCTTATTAATAAGCTTAAATTTGACTTAGAAGAAGCTGTTAACGATGAAAGGTTTGAAGATGCAATTGTTTTAAGAGATAAAATAAAAGAGCTTAGTGGTAAAATCAGTGTGGCTCGTAATAAATAA
- the uvrA gene encoding excinuclease ABC subunit UvrA: MLKNLKKKIIVRGAKEHNLKNIDVDIPKDGLVVISGKSGSGKSSLAFDTIFAEGQRRYMESVSAYARQFLGVMKKPNVDYIDGLSPSIAIEQRTISNNPRSTVGTITEIYDYYRLIFAKIGKAYCPNDGRLIEEQSLDKIVNTILSYPEGSKVILFAPIVRGSKGSHKKVLEKILNQGFNKVRINSEDYLIEDALNLNLHKNKKHTIEIIVDRIKLDNNVRVRLAESIETSLVVSNGYLRVEIENDLEKIDKLFTEHNSCPLCGFSLPLIEPRLFSFNSPFGACSECSGLGVTLEFDFESICPDTSLSFNDDAFITFKTSSSWSVAIFKGLAKHYNFKLNTPVKDIPDKILKQILYGSNEKIDFIYQSKEMEAKEVDGGFHYSKKFEGLLPLLKRRYLATESESTKIFYENLMSKKICNSCKGKRLSVGALTVKINGKDIQDLSNLSVFDSYVFFENLQLDVVDEKISKEILKEIKNRLKFLIDVGLSYLYLNRISGSLSGGEAQRIRLATQIGSALSGVIYVLDEPSIGLHQRDNEKLISTLVNLKNLGNTVIVVEHDEQTLRTADYIIDMGPGAGILGGEIVAKGTLIDILNSKNSLTGQYLSGKFKIDVPSSRRKADKGEILLLGSNKNNLKNIDVSIPLGVFTVITGVSGSGKSTLLNEVLYPALDSRLKLNGKYCDGFKDIIGYEKIDKIIQINQKPIGRTSRSNPATYVGFFTEIRELFAKLPDAKSRGFKAGRFSFNVKGGRCEKCQGDGYLNIQMHFLPDVFVPCDLCKGKKFNEETLEVRYKGKNIHDVLEMSVFEAKNFFENVPKIHHYLKFLIEVGLEYIKLGQSATTLSGGEAQRIKLAFELSKKSTGKTFYIIDEPTTGLHFDDIKKLLEVLQRLVSNGNTVVLIEHNLDVIKQADYIIDLGPDGGLAGGNIVVSGIPEEVSKCENSYTGMFLKNLL; encoded by the coding sequence TTGTTGAAAAATTTGAAAAAAAAAATTATCGTCAGGGGAGCAAAAGAGCATAATTTGAAAAATATTGATGTGGATATTCCAAAAGATGGTTTAGTTGTAATATCTGGTAAGAGTGGCTCTGGTAAATCTTCTCTGGCTTTTGATACTATTTTTGCAGAAGGGCAAAGAAGGTATATGGAATCCGTTTCAGCTTATGCAAGGCAGTTTTTAGGTGTAATGAAAAAACCCAATGTTGATTATATAGATGGACTTTCTCCTTCTATAGCAATTGAGCAGAGAACAATAAGCAATAATCCTCGTTCTACTGTTGGAACAATTACTGAGATTTATGATTATTATAGACTAATATTTGCTAAAATAGGTAAAGCATACTGTCCAAATGATGGCAGACTAATAGAAGAGCAATCTTTAGATAAAATAGTTAATACTATTTTAAGTTATCCTGAGGGATCTAAGGTTATACTTTTTGCACCAATTGTAAGGGGTTCTAAGGGTTCTCATAAAAAAGTTTTAGAAAAAATATTAAATCAAGGTTTCAATAAAGTTAGAATAAATTCTGAAGATTATTTAATAGAAGATGCACTTAATTTAAATTTACATAAAAATAAAAAACATACCATTGAAATTATAGTTGATAGAATTAAGCTTGATAATAATGTTCGAGTTAGGCTTGCGGAATCTATTGAGACTTCTCTTGTAGTTTCTAATGGATATTTACGAGTGGAGATTGAAAATGATTTGGAAAAAATAGACAAACTTTTTACAGAGCATAATAGTTGTCCTTTATGTGGATTTTCACTTCCTTTAATAGAGCCTAGGCTTTTTTCATTTAATAGTCCGTTTGGTGCTTGCAGTGAGTGTTCTGGTCTTGGCGTTACACTTGAGTTTGATTTTGAGAGTATTTGTCCTGACACTAGTCTTTCTTTTAATGATGATGCTTTTATTACATTTAAGACAAGCTCATCTTGGTCTGTGGCTATTTTTAAAGGACTTGCCAAACATTATAATTTTAAATTAAATACTCCCGTAAAAGACATTCCAGACAAAATTCTTAAACAAATTTTATACGGTTCAAATGAAAAAATAGATTTTATTTACCAGTCTAAAGAAATGGAAGCAAAGGAGGTGGATGGGGGATTCCATTATTCCAAAAAGTTTGAAGGACTTTTACCTCTTTTGAAAAGACGATATCTTGCAACAGAGTCAGAGAGTACTAAAATTTTTTACGAAAATTTGATGTCTAAAAAAATCTGTAATTCATGCAAAGGAAAGCGTTTAAGTGTTGGAGCTTTAACTGTAAAAATCAACGGAAAAGACATTCAAGATCTTAGTAATTTATCTGTATTTGATTCTTATGTGTTTTTTGAAAACTTACAGCTTGATGTGGTGGATGAAAAAATATCTAAAGAAATTTTAAAAGAAATTAAAAATAGGCTTAAATTTTTAATTGACGTTGGTCTTTCTTATTTGTATTTAAATAGAATATCGGGCAGTTTATCTGGGGGTGAGGCTCAGCGTATTAGGCTTGCTACTCAAATAGGATCAGCACTCTCAGGTGTTATTTATGTTCTTGATGAGCCAAGTATTGGTCTTCATCAAAGAGATAACGAAAAATTAATCTCTACTCTTGTTAATCTTAAAAATCTTGGCAATACTGTAATTGTTGTTGAGCATGATGAACAAACTTTACGTACTGCGGACTATATTATTGATATGGGTCCTGGTGCTGGAATTCTTGGAGGGGAAATAGTTGCAAAAGGAACTTTAATTGATATTTTAAATAGCAAAAATAGTTTAACTGGTCAATACTTGAGTGGCAAGTTTAAAATAGATGTTCCAAGTTCTAGAAGAAAGGCAGATAAGGGAGAAATTTTGCTTTTAGGTTCTAATAAAAACAATCTTAAGAATATAGACGTAAGTATTCCTTTGGGAGTTTTTACTGTAATAACAGGTGTTTCTGGTAGTGGAAAAAGCACTTTACTTAACGAAGTATTATATCCAGCTCTTGATAGCAGATTGAAGCTTAATGGAAAGTATTGTGATGGTTTTAAAGACATTATTGGATACGAAAAAATAGATAAAATTATTCAAATAAATCAAAAACCAATAGGAAGAACTTCAAGATCAAACCCAGCAACTTATGTTGGATTTTTTACAGAAATTAGAGAACTTTTTGCTAAGCTTCCGGATGCAAAGTCAAGGGGGTTTAAAGCTGGTAGATTTTCTTTTAATGTTAAAGGTGGAAGGTGTGAAAAATGTCAGGGAGATGGGTATCTGAATATTCAAATGCATTTTTTACCAGATGTTTTTGTTCCTTGTGATTTATGCAAGGGTAAAAAATTTAATGAAGAAACTTTAGAAGTTAGGTACAAAGGAAAAAATATACACGATGTTTTAGAGATGAGTGTTTTTGAAGCTAAAAATTTTTTTGAGAATGTTCCAAAAATCCATCATTATTTAAAATTTTTAATTGAAGTTGGACTTGAATACATTAAATTGGGGCAATCTGCAACAACTTTATCAGGAGGCGAAGCTCAACGCATCAAGTTGGCTTTTGAGTTAAGTAAAAAGAGCACAGGTAAAACCTTTTACATTATTGATGAACCAACAACTGGATTGCATTTTGATGATATAAAAAAGTTGTTAGAGGTTTTGCAGCGGTTAGTTTCTAATGGCAATACAGTCGTACTCATAGAGCATAATTTGGATGTAATCAAACAAGCAGATTATATAATAGATTTGGGTCCTGATGGTGGATTGGCAGGGGGGAATATTGTTGTTTCTGGTATTCCTGAAGAGGTTTCAAAATGCGAGAATTCCTATACAGGAATGTTTTTAAAAAATCTTTTGTAA
- a CDS encoding LPS-assembly protein LptD, protein MREFLYRNVFKKSFVILLFFLTFSNVIFAQTVNDENSRKRSKLTLSQKSYLRELELSTDEDLKKWALQEGLKETDVSKIRELLLKKFGIDPELFVKGKGLAGSGRYKIIIETTDNLENFTYGLTKDESIVFEGRVNILVEDIKENKKHNIKGDRIVLNRGSKKLYSIGNVEYILDMDTNEKLYFYGNEFFVDFDSQNFLLKDGILQKKMQKNQIDHILSFGGKVLKKIDNDVTILEQAFATTSKIPEPYYSIKASKIWVLPSGDFGFLNAIFYMGRVPVFYIPFFFRPGDSLFFNPSLGLNPRKGFSVFNTIYLFGNKSSSEDSSFLDFDFNSVYNSGKKPYIRNGYLTYFFAENLASNPNKDYVKLIFDIYANLGFYSGIDFDLGNTLGHFKTLEGNFGLGFTRNVYSYDGGYYPFNTRTLKQSLFSFSNLNKGDVFGFEVPFRYLLKLKTEFLLKDALFSVILEHYSDPYVNIDFKDRIESATFFSLLNLDKDLVKEQTSINTFDWNLSSFYNRTFNDNSILDYKLNNLGFRFKLSEYENLYVKSPLEKPKEFNDPTRKWFYLERIYVPYIDLNFQKDLYNNQWTFSADSKEMIMRPEIKNLEDKDNDKKSVEGKKTEKIKNLNKNLYIPPEPITLKNIDQFDSFFIRFGINPYLRNNIFFNNYGITSPKDFNYEITNYLFDIKNKTDIKIHADFYNRLITFENLLYLNTVEYNPLNKDFKVEDKDKKSEHSIINQVNLNLLPFIRYPLFSRSILKFENKSTLYSFNKKYDSDAKSLLNKNSSIFLSDPETFYQSLTASLIYDYSYFSTELSGELKNSFEDIKASSELKLSLDFPYLLQEVGIGIKYHKKFKEDAIKNSGISVAQSLLNPLEPQKPSSPYKNLEMSPALYYKIEPKYLNYFKFSFLAAYDPLINRVSELSFKLNVFDFQVLFAMKDDFEYNYDSLKGDFFKVGTTTKLVPYSLDSSYKKELYVLNFFDKKLSFTLGIDVGWKINLQKFTDNELWSALTFKFKYTEFLEIYFSTFSVNTKTFRYFKGYMDQIGVETVNIFADLFKSFNFFNSEDRKNSLFKIKKFSSGFKFSFYDWRFVGEYNLEPDLLKGSDGIYSPIWRNNFTIYISWNFFAPVKASFENNKDTNYELSINRKTKK, encoded by the coding sequence ATGCGAGAATTCCTATACAGGAATGTTTTTAAAAAATCTTTTGTAATATTATTATTTTTTTTAACATTTTCTAATGTAATTTTTGCTCAAACTGTAAATGATGAAAATTCTAGAAAAAGAAGTAAGTTAACTTTAAGTCAAAAATCTTATTTAAGAGAGCTTGAACTTTCAACCGATGAAGATTTGAAAAAATGGGCTTTGCAAGAAGGCCTAAAAGAAACGGATGTTTCAAAAATACGAGAATTGCTTTTAAAAAAGTTTGGGATAGATCCTGAGCTTTTTGTCAAAGGAAAAGGACTTGCTGGATCTGGTAGATATAAAATAATAATTGAAACTACAGACAATCTTGAAAATTTCACTTATGGACTTACTAAGGATGAAAGTATTGTTTTTGAAGGAAGAGTTAATATCTTAGTTGAAGATATTAAAGAGAATAAGAAACATAATATTAAAGGTGACAGGATAGTCCTTAATAGAGGCTCTAAGAAACTTTATTCTATTGGGAATGTCGAATATATTCTTGATATGGATACCAATGAAAAGCTTTATTTTTATGGTAATGAATTTTTTGTTGATTTTGATTCTCAAAATTTTTTATTAAAAGATGGTATTCTTCAAAAAAAAATGCAAAAAAATCAAATAGATCATATTCTTTCGTTTGGAGGAAAGGTTTTAAAAAAGATAGACAATGATGTAACTATTTTGGAACAAGCTTTTGCAACAACTAGTAAAATTCCAGAGCCTTATTATTCAATCAAAGCTTCTAAAATATGGGTATTGCCTTCAGGAGATTTTGGGTTTTTGAATGCTATATTTTACATGGGAAGAGTTCCAGTATTCTATATTCCCTTTTTTTTCAGACCGGGAGATAGTTTATTTTTTAATCCATCGTTAGGCTTAAATCCCCGAAAAGGTTTTTCTGTTTTTAATACTATTTATCTTTTTGGTAATAAATCTTCAAGTGAAGATTCTTCTTTTTTGGATTTTGATTTCAATTCTGTTTATAATTCGGGTAAAAAGCCTTATATAAGAAATGGATATTTAACTTATTTTTTTGCAGAAAATTTAGCATCTAATCCTAATAAAGATTATGTCAAGTTAATTTTTGATATTTATGCTAATCTAGGATTTTATTCTGGAATTGATTTTGATTTGGGCAATACTTTAGGTCATTTTAAAACTTTGGAAGGAAATTTTGGATTAGGTTTTACTAGAAATGTTTATAGTTACGATGGAGGATATTATCCTTTTAATACTAGAACTTTAAAACAATCTCTTTTTAGTTTTTCTAATCTTAACAAAGGAGATGTATTTGGGTTTGAAGTTCCTTTTAGATATTTACTTAAATTAAAAACAGAGTTTCTTTTAAAAGATGCACTTTTTTCAGTTATTTTAGAGCATTATTCCGATCCATATGTCAATATTGATTTTAAAGATAGAATAGAAAGTGCTACATTTTTTTCTCTTTTAAATTTAGATAAAGATTTGGTTAAAGAGCAAACTAGCATTAACACTTTTGATTGGAATTTGTCTTCTTTTTATAACCGAACATTTAATGATAATTCAATCTTAGATTACAAATTAAATAATTTGGGCTTTAGATTCAAATTGTCAGAATATGAAAATCTTTATGTTAAATCTCCTTTAGAAAAGCCAAAAGAGTTTAATGATCCTACAAGAAAATGGTTTTATTTGGAGAGAATTTATGTTCCATATATTGATTTAAATTTCCAAAAAGACCTTTATAATAATCAATGGACATTTTCAGCTGATTCTAAAGAAATGATAATGCGTCCAGAAATTAAAAATTTAGAAGATAAAGATAATGACAAAAAGAGTGTGGAGGGGAAAAAGACTGAAAAAATAAAAAATTTAAATAAAAATTTATATATTCCTCCAGAACCAATAACTTTAAAAAATATTGATCAATTTGATTCTTTTTTTATTAGGTTTGGCATTAATCCTTATTTAAGAAATAATATTTTTTTTAATAATTATGGCATTACAAGTCCAAAGGACTTTAATTATGAAATAACAAATTATTTATTTGATATAAAAAATAAAACAGATATAAAAATCCATGCTGATTTCTATAATCGTTTAATTACTTTTGAAAATTTATTATATCTTAATACTGTTGAGTATAATCCTTTAAATAAAGATTTTAAAGTTGAAGATAAAGATAAAAAAAGTGAGCATTCTATTATTAATCAAGTAAATTTAAACTTGCTTCCTTTTATTAGATATCCCTTATTCTCTAGAAGTATTTTAAAGTTTGAGAATAAGTCTACTTTGTATTCATTTAATAAAAAATATGATTCCGATGCAAAATCTTTGCTTAATAAGAATAGTAGTATTTTTTTATCTGATCCGGAAACTTTTTATCAATCTTTAACAGCTTCTTTGATTTATGATTATAGCTATTTTAGTACGGAACTTTCAGGTGAATTAAAAAATAGTTTTGAAGATATTAAGGCTTCTTCTGAGCTCAAACTTTCTTTAGATTTTCCTTATTTGCTGCAAGAAGTTGGGATTGGAATTAAATATCATAAAAAGTTTAAAGAAGATGCTATTAAAAATTCTGGAATTTCTGTTGCTCAATCTTTATTAAATCCTTTGGAGCCCCAAAAACCATCATCACCTTATAAAAATTTAGAAATGTCACCTGCTTTGTATTATAAAATTGAGCCAAAATATTTGAATTATTTTAAATTTAGTTTTTTAGCCGCTTATGATCCTTTGATAAATAGAGTTTCTGAACTTTCGTTTAAGCTTAATGTTTTTGATTTTCAGGTTTTGTTTGCGATGAAAGATGACTTTGAATATAATTATGATTCTTTAAAAGGAGATTTTTTCAAGGTTGGCACTACAACTAAACTTGTTCCGTATTCCTTAGATTCTAGTTATAAAAAGGAATTATATGTTTTAAATTTTTTTGACAAAAAGCTTTCTTTTACTTTAGGAATAGATGTTGGCTGGAAAATAAATTTGCAGAAATTCACAGATAATGAACTTTGGTCTGCATTGACTTTTAAGTTTAAATATACAGAATTTTTAGAAATTTACTTTTCTACTTTTTCTGTTAATACTAAGACTTTTAGATACTTTAAAGGATATATGGATCAAATTGGTGTCGAGACTGTCAATATTTTCGCTGATTTGTTTAAATCTTTTAATTTCTTTAATTCCGAAGACAGAAAAAATTCACTTTTCAAAATTAAAAAATTTTCATCAGGCTTTAAATTTAGTTTTTATGATTGGAGATTTGTTGGTGAATATAATTTAGAACCAGATTTGCTAAAAGGATCTGATGGGATTTATTCTCCCATTTGGAGAAATAATTTTACAATTTATATTTCTTGGAATTTTTTTGCTCCTGTAAAAGCATCATTTGAAAACAATAAAGATACAAATTATGAGCTTAGCATTAATAGAAAAACAAAAAAATAA
- a CDS encoding ribonuclease H family protein, whose translation MEKYYACILINSNEKIIFKSWEKCKATIKGKNNKIKSFKTIEQAQNWLLNAGDKIYHNPIGIYFDSGTGRGKGVEIRVVNEKRISILDKILDKSLINEYGNHYVKNFQGISNNFGELLALYTAIKIALKENITNIFGDSKLIIDYWSKGIYNAKNLKQITINLIKKTTELRKKFEEQGGKISFIPGNENIADLGFHKTK comes from the coding sequence ATGGAAAAATATTATGCATGCATTTTGATCAATAGTAATGAAAAAATTATTTTCAAATCCTGGGAAAAATGCAAAGCTACTATTAAAGGAAAAAATAATAAAATAAAAAGTTTTAAAACAATAGAACAAGCTCAAAATTGGCTATTAAATGCTGGGGATAAAATTTATCATAACCCAATTGGAATATATTTTGATTCTGGAACAGGAAGAGGAAAGGGCGTAGAAATTAGGGTTGTAAATGAAAAAAGGATTTCAATATTGGATAAAATCTTAGATAAATCCTTGATTAATGAATATGGAAATCATTATGTTAAAAATTTTCAAGGGATTAGCAATAATTTTGGAGAACTACTTGCCCTGTACACAGCAATCAAAATAGCATTAAAAGAAAATATAACAAACATATTTGGCGACAGTAAATTAATAATTGACTATTGGTCAAAAGGAATTTATAATGCCAAAAATTTAAAACAAATTACTATCAATTTAATCAAAAAGACAACTGAACTAAGGAAAAAATTTGAAGAACAAGGTGGAAAAATTTCTTTTATTCCGGGAAATGAAAATATTGCAGATCTTGGTTTTCACAAAACTAAGTAA